In the Panthera uncia isolate 11264 chromosome D2, Puncia_PCG_1.0, whole genome shotgun sequence genome, one interval contains:
- the RUFY2 gene encoding RUN and FYVE domain-containing protein 2 isoform X3 codes for MAEGSLSDDFQGAKPGSARGPLPGRWNSRGRAMTFQVWGWRREDASQVLAWVPDAKGGRGAAMQRRTPATKDPTAVERANLLNMAKLSIKGLIESALSFGRTLDSDYPPLQQFFVVMEHCLKHGLKVRKSFLSYNKTIWGPLELVEKLYPEAEEIGASVRDLPGLKTPLGRARAWLRLALMQKKMADYLRCLIIQRDLLSEFYEYHALMMEEEGAVIVGLLVGLNVIDANLCVKGEDLDSQVGVIDFSMYLKNEEDIGNKERNVQIAAILDQKNYVEELNRQLNSTVSSLHSRVDSLEKSNTKLIEELAIAKNNVIKLQEENHQLRSENKLILMKTQQNLEVTKVDVETELQTYKHSRQGLDEMYNEARRQLRDESQLRQDVENELAVQVSMKHEIELAMKLLEKDIHEKQDTLIGLRQQLEEVKAINIEMYQKLQSSEDGLKEKNEIIARLEEKTNKITVAMRQLEQSSSLSFTQS; via the exons ATGGCCGAGGGCTCCTTGTCTGACGACTTCCAAGGGGCGAAGCCAGGGTCGGCCAGGGGGCCGCTCCCGGGTCGGTGGAACAGCCGCGGACGGGCGATGACTTTTCAGGTTTGGGGGTGGCGGAGGGAAGACGCGTCTCAGGTTTTGGCTTGGGTGCCCGACGCCAAGGGCGGGAGAGGTGCAGCGATGCAGCGCAGGACCCCGG CTACAAAAGACCCCACAGCTGTAGAGAGAGCAAACTTGTTAAACATGGCTAAGTTGAGTATCAAAGGACTCATTGAATCTGCTCTGAGCTTTGGCCGCACTTTGGATTCTGACTATCCCCCCTTGCAGCAGTTCTTTGTTGTTATGGAACATTGTCTGAAACATGGTCTTAAAG taagaaaatcatttttgagTTATAACAAAACTATCTGGGGCCCCTTGGAACTGGTGGAAAAGCTGTACCCAGAAGCAGAGGAAATAGGAGCCAGTGTCCGGGATTTACCTGGTCTCAA GACCCCCCTGGGTCGTGCAAGAGCATGGCTTCGATTAGccctcatgcaaaaaaaaatggctgattaCCTGCGTTGCTTAATTATTCAAAGGGATCTCCTAAG TGAATTTTATGAGTATCATGCACTAATGATGGAAGAAGAAGGAGCAGTGATTGTTGGGCTGCTGGTTGGCCTGAATGTGATAGATGCTAATCTCTGTGTAAAGGGAGAAGATTTAGACTCACAA GTTGGAGTGATtgatttttccatgtatttaaagaatgaagaagatATTGGAAATAAAGAAAG GAATGTTCAAATTGCTGCCATATTAGACCAGAAGAATTATGTTGAAGAATTAAACAGACAACTGAA CAGCACAGTCAGCAGTCTCCATTCAAGAGTTGACTCATTAGAAAAGTCAAATACTAAGCTGATTGAAGAG ttaGCAATAGCAAAGAATAATGTCATTAAACTCCAAGAAGAAAATCATCAATTACGAAgtgaaaataaattgattttaatgaAAACACAGCAGAACCTAGAG gtTACCAAagtagatgtggaaactgagctTCAAACATATAAGCATTCTCGGCAGGGGCTTGATGAAATGTACAACGAGGCCAGAAGGCAGCTTCGAGATGAATCTCAGTTAAGACAG GATGTGGAGAATGAGCTAGCAGTACAAGTTAGTATGAAACATGAGATTGAACTTGCCATGAAGTTGTTGGAGAAAGATATCCATGAGAAACAAGATACTCTGATAGGCCTTCGGCAACAACTAGAGGAAGTTAAAGCAATTAACATAGAGATGTATCAAAAGTTGCAG agTTCTGAAGAtggcttgaaagaaaaaaatgaaataattgccCGACTAGAagaaaaaaccaataaaattacTGTAGCTATGAGGCAGCTGGAACAAAG TTCTAGCCTCAGTTTTACCCAAAGTTGA